TGGATAAAGGATTTAAGGTCAAATTGTAAGAAAATTGGaaacattatattaaatcagaatgtatataaaattgtgatacttatagaattgcAATATTAATTGAGTCGGCACCTGCCGTGATATTGTATGGGTTTGTGACAAGTGATTCCATCTTCACTTCCACATGAATAGAGTACTGTACAGTGTTTTCTTCCTTCGAAGAGCTTAACGAAGCTTTTTGGGTTAATGGTCacctttcatttattaatttatttcatttgaattTTAGTATAAGGTATCTTAAAGCTGGTATgagtaataacaaaaaattggTTGATGGATTCAAtcttaaacattacaaaaacgttattaaattaaaaatacagtaggGCACTTTTCTGTGGTATAAGGGgagttaaacacttttataGTAACACAGTTactatatgataaaaaaattatcattggGTTGGTAAAAGTAAATATGCTTGTAACAAGTGTAATATAATTCATTGTTTGTGAGTAAAGTTTGCTGTAACTGAAACCGAATATGTGCTTTTAAGTAAAGTATTAGAATATTAAAATCAAGCAGGATTCTCATCaaattgaacttttaaacaCTGGGTTTGATTTTCGCTTGGTGCAAAGTTTAGAAAAAAGCAAGTAAAAACTCTATGGTCGAATGTTTGTGGACACCCAACCATCAAACCAGTGTAACCTGGTGATCATCCTGTAACAGATCTATTCCTCCCTTTGCTGTTGTTATAATCTCTACTTTTCTGGGAGGACTTTCCACTAGGTTTTAGAGTGTGACTATGACGCTCTGTCTATTAAGACACGAGTGTCAGGGAGTATGGTCATGTTAGTTCCAGTGAAGTAAAACTGTAACACTAGAGCAAATAGACACATTATACAGTTGTGTGCTTCAAACTTTTTCAAGACCTACACATGCAAGTGATGATCAGGTGTGCACATACCTTTGGCAATATAGAGTAATTTTAATGGAATATTTGcctaatttaataaatgtgcagtcatctttatttctttaatacatGAAAGTAATTGAGTTCTGCACCATGCATGCTCATCAgtttgtcattatttattaatcagCAGTGACCCTGCCAACAGTTACTTATGTATCTGTTTCATCCACAGGATTAGTATTTCCTGCTTGTTTCCAGCATCATGGCACTTCAGCTTCTCTCCTGCCGTGTTCCCCCGCTTCATGCTTCCCTCATCCAGGCAGCTGCTCCTGTGCGGTTCAGTGCTGGTGCTTGCGGGTCTTCTCTACCTGCTGCTGGTCACAGGCAAAAGCCAGACCATCTGGCATCAAGATAAGCACTATCACAGGTCGGCTTCTTGTAATGCCTTAAAATTTTTGTGATGAAGACATGTAGTGTGcagggaggtttttttttgtgttagatTTATGTTTGTactttatactgtactatactatatatatttggaCATGCAGATATAATTTTGACATTTGTAAACTCCACACTTTCAGGCATTTGTCACGGGTAACGGACATGGAGGCCACAGACACAAGTAACCCCAACCTGAACTATGGCGTGGTGGTGGACTGCGGAAGCAGTGGCtcgcgtgtgtttgtgtacaccTGGCCTCGGCACAACGGAAACCCTCACGACTTGCTGGACATCCGGCAAATGAGAGACCAGAACCGCAAACCGGTTGTCATGAAAATTAAACCAGGTCTGTGTGGAGGGACCGATTAACAAAATATCTTGTGAGCTTTTAAAATGATGCTTtatgacacatacagtatgtgaatacTTGTATGTGAAGATTACAGATATAGAATTAGTCACAAAACTggattttaaagcttttaagaTTGGTTTGCTGACAAGAAACTGGAATCTGTGAAGTGGTCTGTCCTGAAGATATTCTTACAGTGGGAAATTAAACATGGACATGTACAACACTTCACCTTATTAAACATTGTTAAAATAccagcactttttaaaaatcagtttatatggGGCGTCCACCATCCAAGTCCCTGTGAATAGGTTGTTGCTATAGAAGTGGCAACGTATTAAAACAAGGATTAATGTAGAAGAGTCTTTCAAGtcagacttttgattgtgcagaataacagaacatgtgatgaaagtaaaaactcccttaagttcatcaaggtagaaagtttcctcagtaCGCTGGagacatgatcggactgcctgcttcctGTCTCaatgctggccttccaggaactcctttaatggcccatacatgtggaaatgccttggagtgaggtcaggactcccagttgagttcctgtaaagtgcatgtggtgtttttaaatgattgtgtgtacagtttccacaggcGGATAAACCTCTTGCGCAATTTGcagacaagttatctgtcgactTTCAAGGACCACTCTCTGTGAGCATTGTACATGAGAATGGCCACAGTAGGCTTCGAGCAACCTCAACCAGAAACGTTATTCAAGAACGtacagccttttttaaaatgtttgcactctcctttaaatgttttactgtttctAACTGTCACATCGACAtcctgtgcttaaagtcttctttaaatttattaaattcaaagtcctagtttgacttcAGCACAACTTGTATTaacttataatttaaattaatgattaatacaaGGACTGTCAGAGctgatgttattaaaaaaaggaatcaaCCAATCAGAGTCATGAATACAATAATACGGGggtataaattaatttaattacaaattcaaattaaaatgtatgacccgcttattaaaaaaaaaaaaagaaggacttTTTATATTTGCTGTGAGGTCTTTAAACATGCATATACTGTGGATAACAAATGTAAATTTCAGTACATGCTATGATGTGATCTGAGATAAGTATTTAAAAAGCAtcttgttatacagtatgtatgtaaacGCAGGATGGAAACCGCTAAAGAATGTAACAGTGTTTTAATATCGTATTTTCTTCCGTTTAATATTCAGGTATTTCTGAATATGCAACAACACCAGGAAAAGCCAGTGATTACATGTACCCTCTGCTAAGCTTTGCTGCTGAACACATTCCCAAGGCCAAGCACCAGGAAACCCCTTTATACATACTGTGCACTGCAGGAATGAGGGTTCTGCCCGAGAGGTACCTTCACTCCGACACCTTGCTAAGATGCCTCGAACAACAATAACGTActtattattttgtgtattatttTGCAGCGTTACTTATAGTTTGATTTGCTTTTTAGTCAGCAGGAGGCTCTACTGGAGGATTTGCGAACGGACATTCCTGTGAATTTTAACTTCCTCTTTTCCGACTCTCATGTGGAAGTCATTTCAGGAAAGCAGGAGGGTGagaatttgttaattattttaactgtAATGTTAAAAACAGTCAGTTACTGTAATTATGTAGTCATGGTACTGATTTTTCCTGTTATGTCATTGTCCTTAGGTGTATATGCATGGATTGGGATTAACTTTGTGCTAGGAAGGTTCAATCACATCGACGATGGTGAGTTGTTAGCTGTAAGAGGGCCAAGCGCTGAAAACTTGATtcattactgtagtgtgtgataTGTAAAATTATAAAGTTTATATGAATTCGTAGCttgttacattttttagttCCATTTAACTGCTTTGTGTGAGCTGACTTTGCATGGCAAATAAGATAACTTATGCACTTAGTGTATATTGACATTAGTAGCTTGGATGGCATTTCACAGAAGTCATGATGAGCATGAGCTCTGACCAAATGGATGGAAATTAAGTATATTAATCAAAAAATTTTTAGGTTCTTGtcaatctttaatttatttatttgtaaatcagAAGTTGAAActcacaaatacagtatgtctctaAATGGATGGTGACACTCATGGATCCTGTTTCTAAAAGATTGTTCTCATGAGCATCTCTATGTTGCAAAGGCAGCCCAAAGATCCACCATGCTGCCTGTTCTTAATGCGTCAGTGTTTTTCAAGCTCTGACTTGcacctgttttttaaaaatacatcttaTCTTTTTGCTGGGATCATTGCCAAGGCCAATTTTTACAGCTGCCTCTtttctgttgtttatttttagacCAAAGTTTGCTAGCAGGATTTTATCTTTGCTTTCGAGAACATTTCCCCATGTACATGTATAAATGAATTAGTCTGTAAACAATAAGATTAGTGACTAcagaatttattaatattattttatgttatttgtttGGATATTCTCAATAAAATCAAGCGTACTAATGAATGTTGCTTAAGGGTTGGTTATACCTCTAGTTCTTGTTTAACATGTAGCACCTCACTTAATCGTTATAACAGCATGCAGCTTCTCATGGGGtggagctgttttggtggcacaagggaaacCTGCATCCTATGTTAATGGGTTGTTCTAAATGCTCTGCCTATATGATGGGTGTATAAATTTTAAGCTGTGGGTAGCTGATGCCCGGTCATTGGATCAATGTTTCCACACTACGATCTGTATATTCTGTATTTAATTTTGGGCAATTTACCCGTTGTCTTGGTGGAATGGGTTATGGCATTCTAGGTACATTTCCTAAAATCTTTTAGAGAGTATTTAGTAGTttggattgtttaaaaaaaaaaaatacgatgTCTTAATGCCATTTATTCTTTTACtgcatgtaaaatgttttacatacgcTATACAATATCTGTACACCCCAAATTAACTGTTCTTGGTGCTTGGACCTTTTAATTGCTGCttgaattttctttttcctcttataGAAATCAATTTTCCTTCCTAATGAACTGTGCACTCATTTGACTGTGTTTTCTTAGACAACGACGAGGTCGTGGAGGTGCAGGTTCCCGGCGGAGACCAGCAGGAGACGTTGGTGCGCAGACGCACGGCCGGAGTGTTGGACATGGGCGGCGTCTCCACTCAGATAGCATACGAAGTGCCCAAAACTGTAAGCTTTGCTTCCCAAAAACAGGTTATTATCTACAACAATTTCCATTTATAAAGCCAGAAGCTTGGTTTGGTCATTGACATGCTTTCCTCTTGTCTTTCTGGTTCTTGGTTATCATATCTTGCCCTTCCTTCCCTGTGGACTGAGAAGGCCTGTAGAGCTGAGGCTTTGGGTTAAAATCAGTCTGCCGTGTGGTGGTCATGTATAAGGCGTAATTATTTTCCAGAGAAAATGATCAGCCtcatgacgtgtgtgtgtgtgtgtgatttgaagTTTGGCTGTAAGGTTGCTTTATTTTACATTGTTTCTTCACTAACAGGCTGGTGTTTCACTAAAACATCTGATCGCCTAGGAGCAGGTTGTTTCcctggacctttttttttttttttaatgaaaagcaTGTTTGTCTTACGGATTTAAAGGCAGCTAGTGTAGCAGTACTAACACACAAACAGCAGTGTACCAGCGTGTGCTGATTAATGACAGTGCGTGGAACTTATGGCCTGTAGTGCTCATGTATTAACATATTTGTTAAGGACGgttgttttctttccttcatGCACCACATCTCAAGATCATGTGTCTCTGATTACCGGTGTTTGTGGTTTCATGTGCATTGACAGGAAGAGGTGGCTAAGAATTTGCTGGCAGAGTTTAACCTCGGCTGTGATGCTCATCGCACTGAACACGTGTACCGGGTTTATGTTTCGACGTTCCTCGGATTTGGTGGGAATGCAGCGCGCCAGAGATACGAGGAAAACCT
This region of Clarias gariepinus isolate MV-2021 ecotype Netherlands chromosome 9, CGAR_prim_01v2, whole genome shotgun sequence genomic DNA includes:
- the entpd4 gene encoding ectonucleoside triphosphate diphosphohydrolase 4 isoform X2, whose amino-acid sequence is MGRISISCLFPASWHFSFSPAVFPRFMLPSSRQLLLCGSVLVLAGLLYLLLVTGKSQTIWHQDKHYHRHLSRVTDMEATDTSNPNLNYGVVVDCGSSGSRVFVYTWPRHNGNPHDLLDIRQMRDQNRKPVVMKIKPGISEYATTPGKASDYMYPLLSFAAEHIPKAKHQETPLYILCTAGMRVLPESQQEALLEDLRTDIPVNFNFLFSDSHVEVISGKQEGVYAWIGINFVLGRFNHIDDDNDEVVEVQVPGGDQQETLVRRRTAGVLDMGGVSTQIAYEVPKTEEVAKNLLAEFNLGCDAHRTEHVYRVYVSTFLGFGGNAARQRYEENLISNTRLQNKQLDQHLGETLDSPVLDPCLPSDLQDEVGPPGQKLHLRGSGNFEQCRLQLQPFLNRTNETTTSLNGVYQAPIDFTNSQFYGFSEFYYCTEDVLRMGGDYNSTKYANAAKDYCATQWKILRERFDRGLYASHADLHRLKYQCFKSAWLYEVFHSGFSFPRGYENLRTALLVYDKEVQWTLGAILYRTRFLPLRDIQQESLKGSHSHWHRGFTFMNNHYLFLVCFMVVLLSIMLYVLRLRRIHRRAALNRGPSVQWLEEGLSSPGLPVTL
- the entpd4 gene encoding ectonucleoside triphosphate diphosphohydrolase 4 isoform X1, with the protein product MGRISISCLFPASWHFSFSPAVFPRFMLPSSRQLLLCGSVLVLAGLLYLLLVTGKSQTIWHQDKHYHRHLSRVTDMEATDTSNPNLNYGVVVDCGSSGSRVFVYTWPRHNGNPHDLLDIRQMRDQNRKPVVMKIKPGISEYATTPGKASDYMYPLLSFAAEHIPKAKHQETPLYILCTAGMRVLPESQQEALLEDLRTDIPVNFNFLFSDSHVEVISGKQEGVYAWIGINFVLGRFNHIDDDNDEVVEVQVPGGDQQETLVRRRTAGVLDMGGVSTQIAYEVPKTVSFASQKQEEVAKNLLAEFNLGCDAHRTEHVYRVYVSTFLGFGGNAARQRYEENLISNTRLQNKQLDQHLGETLDSPVLDPCLPSDLQDEVGPPGQKLHLRGSGNFEQCRLQLQPFLNRTNETTTSLNGVYQAPIDFTNSQFYGFSEFYYCTEDVLRMGGDYNSTKYANAAKDYCATQWKILRERFDRGLYASHADLHRLKYQCFKSAWLYEVFHSGFSFPRGYENLRTALLVYDKEVQWTLGAILYRTRFLPLRDIQQESLKGSHSHWHRGFTFMNNHYLFLVCFMVVLLSIMLYVLRLRRIHRRAALNRGPSVQWLEEGLSSPGLPVTL